A DNA window from Candidatus Bodocaedibacter vickermanii contains the following coding sequences:
- the ftsY gene encoding signal recognition particle-docking protein FtsY, with translation MTDESKSKGWFSRLSDGLKKSTAKLTDGLTSIVTKRKLDDEMLQEIEDLLLSADVGYATSHRLVAALKKKRFQQDITVEEVKATLAEDLTAILKPLEHSLTFEDKPTVIFMVGVNGSGKTTTTGKLAAQWKAEGQNVRIVAADTFRAAAVEQLTVWADRANVPLEKGAANSDAAALVYSSYETSMSKNDDILIVDTAGRLHTKSTLMEELKKGVRVTQKLNEKAPHYTLLVLDANIGQNTIQQVKLFQEAVNVNGLIVTKLDGTAKAGIIIQLADAFKLPIHYLGIGESIEDLRAFNAEAFIENLLGLQSLVSR, from the coding sequence ATGACAGACGAATCTAAATCTAAAGGATGGTTTTCCAGGCTAAGTGATGGATTAAAAAAATCCACCGCTAAACTGACGGATGGGTTAACATCCATTGTCACAAAGCGCAAATTAGATGACGAGATGCTGCAAGAGATCGAAGATCTGTTATTGTCGGCTGACGTTGGATACGCAACCAGCCATCGATTGGTTGCTGCTCTTAAAAAGAAACGCTTCCAACAAGACATTACCGTTGAAGAAGTTAAGGCTACGTTAGCAGAAGACTTAACGGCTATCTTAAAACCATTAGAACATTCTTTAACGTTTGAGGATAAACCCACTGTCATTTTTATGGTGGGGGTTAATGGTTCAGGTAAAACGACAACAACCGGAAAGTTGGCTGCTCAATGGAAAGCTGAAGGGCAAAACGTTCGTATCGTGGCTGCGGATACATTTCGCGCGGCGGCTGTGGAACAGTTAACAGTTTGGGCAGATAGAGCAAATGTTCCATTAGAAAAAGGTGCTGCGAATTCTGATGCAGCAGCGTTGGTATATTCATCGTATGAAACGTCGATGTCTAAAAACGACGATATTCTAATTGTTGATACGGCAGGGCGATTGCACACAAAATCCACACTGATGGAAGAGTTGAAAAAAGGTGTTCGGGTCACTCAAAAACTGAACGAAAAGGCCCCTCATTATACACTGTTAGTGTTGGATGCGAACATTGGTCAGAACACGATACAACAGGTAAAACTGTTTCAAGAAGCGGTGAATGTTAATGGGCTGATTGTAACAAAGTTAGATGGAACGGCAAAAGCTGGTATCATTATTCAGTTGGCTGATGCATTCAAATTACCCATTCATTATTTAGGAATCGGCGAAAGTATTGAGGATTTGCGCGCCTTTAATGCAGAAGCATTTATTGAAAACTTGTTAGGATTACAATCGCTGGTTTCTCGTTAA
- a CDS encoding DUF1653 domain-containing protein: MIKSGLYEHYSGKRYHVLGVCRHSETLDILVVYQSLYNDYALWVRPLEMFKEVITKDGQSVPRFKFISEMWTQPATLRD; this comes from the coding sequence ATGATTAAATCAGGTTTATATGAACACTACTCTGGCAAACGTTATCATGTATTGGGCGTATGTCGACATTCTGAAACGCTAGATATATTGGTCGTTTATCAATCGTTATACAATGATTATGCTTTATGGGTTCGACCTTTGGAAATGTTTAAAGAGGTCATCACTAAGGACGGGCAGTCTGTTCCACGATTTAAGTTCATCTCTGAAATGTGGACGCAGCCCGCAACGTTAAGAGATTAA
- the dnaX gene encoding DNA polymerase III subunit gamma/tau gives MTTAPSYKVFARTYRPKTFGEVVGQDIAVRIFQNALKQNTLSHAILLTGIRGIGKTTSARLLAKTLCCLNPVDHIDPCGTCDSCVAFDRDQHTDIIEMDAASHTGVDDIRDIIEGVAYAPTYGRYRVYIIDEVHMLSKNAFNALLKTLEEPPAHAKFIFATTELEKVPETIVSRCLQIQLRPMSIETILDHLQKISTIENLSSDMDGLMLIAEAAKGSMRDGLSILEKVSSYTRSTGESMTMDVVERILGRPPQAELERLCQAIKSGDIITAIQSVRSLFSHDIEPIAITKGLLNALHQSLCSTIGVQQNSSIFFKELSVSQLNRLWSIVHNSVQELMVSPVPQESCEVMLIRLCHVSDIPPLKQLIQDIENKLSSTESVQSARTENRMPAPAAQPQPIRRQSDITSFDRLIEWVETQKDPHLSFFLKRDLRVHGFKPGYIECSLKNPEDQHLLKHLKQMLQTVLNETWTFELVQSTTATPATFHEQAQTNEANAKQRVIDSELVQHALHAFEGANVTVDRVLLDS, from the coding sequence ATGACCACTGCACCTTCGTATAAAGTCTTTGCAAGAACGTATAGACCCAAGACCTTTGGGGAAGTTGTAGGGCAAGATATTGCTGTCCGAATTTTTCAGAATGCCTTAAAGCAAAATACATTAAGCCATGCGATATTATTAACAGGTATTCGAGGGATTGGTAAAACAACCTCTGCCCGATTGTTGGCTAAAACATTGTGTTGTCTAAATCCTGTCGATCATATTGACCCCTGCGGTACGTGTGATTCCTGTGTTGCGTTTGATCGTGATCAGCATACGGATATTATTGAAATGGACGCAGCAAGCCATACGGGTGTTGATGATATTCGCGACATTATCGAAGGCGTCGCCTATGCACCAACGTATGGACGTTATCGCGTATACATCATCGATGAAGTGCACATGTTGTCCAAAAACGCATTTAATGCGTTACTAAAGACCTTAGAAGAACCGCCGGCTCATGCAAAATTTATTTTTGCAACCACAGAACTTGAAAAAGTCCCCGAGACCATTGTATCCAGGTGTTTGCAAATTCAATTGCGTCCCATGTCCATTGAAACGATTCTGGATCATTTGCAAAAGATTAGCACGATTGAAAATCTTTCTTCTGATATGGATGGACTGATGCTGATTGCAGAAGCCGCTAAAGGTTCGATGCGCGATGGTTTGTCGATACTTGAAAAAGTTTCAAGTTACACCAGGTCAACAGGTGAAAGCATGACGATGGATGTCGTTGAACGCATCCTGGGTCGCCCTCCGCAAGCTGAGCTGGAACGTTTATGCCAAGCAATTAAGTCTGGAGATATTATCACTGCGATTCAAAGTGTTCGATCTTTGTTTAGCCATGATATTGAACCCATTGCCATTACAAAAGGGCTTTTAAATGCCTTGCATCAATCGCTGTGCAGCACCATCGGAGTGCAACAAAACAGTTCCATCTTTTTTAAAGAGTTATCAGTTTCGCAATTAAATCGATTGTGGTCAATCGTTCATAACTCCGTTCAAGAATTGATGGTGTCGCCCGTGCCCCAAGAATCCTGCGAAGTGATGTTAATACGGTTGTGCCATGTGTCAGATATTCCGCCATTGAAGCAATTGATTCAAGACATCGAAAACAAACTATCATCTACAGAATCTGTACAATCTGCACGTACAGAAAATAGAATGCCCGCCCCCGCTGCGCAACCTCAACCGATACGTAGACAATCGGACATTACAAGTTTTGATCGATTAATTGAATGGGTTGAAACTCAGAAAGATCCCCACCTATCGTTCTTTTTAAAGCGCGATCTTAGAGTACACGGATTCAAACCCGGTTACATAGAATGCAGCCTTAAAAACCCTGAAGATCAACATTTACTAAAACACTTAAAGCAGATGCTTCAAACAGTGTTAAATGAAACATGGACGTTTGAGTTGGTGCAATCAACTACAGCAACACCCGCAACCTTTCATGAGCAAGCACAAACTAATGAAGCCAATGCAAAACAACGTGTAATAGATTCAGAGTTGGTTCAGCATGCATTGCACGCCTTTGAAGGAGCCAATGTCACCGTGGATAGAGTGTTATTAGATAGTTAA
- a CDS encoding MFS transporter translates to MSITSKSTLPMAWLLCFMTSLFYAFQYILRLLPSVIKDDLMLNYLIDAKDFGYFNGFYYAGYAAFHLPVGLMLDRIGPKYTISLSLLLCGLGIVPPLYFDSWTIAVIGRFLLGGGSTTAILALFYVIRINFPPVRFASILGMSVTLGFAGALFGSRPIGILNEMVGWKNVIWILCVTSFILAGLFLICMPNQKDQVAQKSSSIVSDLKELLKNKHVWAVSLLAGLMVGPLEGFADA, encoded by the coding sequence ATGTCGATCACATCAAAGTCAACTCTACCGATGGCATGGCTGTTGTGTTTTATGACGTCATTATTTTATGCGTTTCAATACATCTTACGATTATTGCCCAGCGTTATCAAAGACGATTTAATGCTAAACTATCTGATTGATGCAAAAGATTTTGGTTATTTTAATGGTTTTTATTATGCGGGATATGCTGCGTTTCATTTGCCCGTTGGGTTGATGTTGGATCGCATAGGGCCTAAATATACCATCAGTTTAAGCCTATTGTTATGCGGGCTTGGCATTGTTCCACCGCTTTATTTCGATTCTTGGACAATCGCCGTCATTGGGCGCTTTTTACTGGGCGGAGGATCCACCACTGCAATTCTTGCATTGTTTTATGTGATTCGCATCAATTTCCCACCTGTGCGCTTTGCCAGTATTTTAGGAATGTCGGTAACGTTAGGATTTGCTGGCGCTTTATTTGGAAGCCGCCCCATTGGCATCTTAAATGAAATGGTGGGTTGGAAAAACGTCATATGGATATTGTGTGTGACATCTTTCATCCTTGCAGGGTTGTTTTTAATCTGCATGCCCAATCAGAAAGATCAGGTTGCACAAAAATCATCGTCGATCGTGTCAGACTTAAAAGAGCTTTTAAAAAATAAACATGTATGGGCAGTGTCTTTGTTGGCTGGGTTAATGGTTGGACCTTTAGAAGGATTTGCTGATGCTTAG
- a CDS encoding multidrug effflux MFS transporter, which yields MNNPMLFITVLVIDLLAGAEVDLFIPSFPNLIHEFNLSPILVQLTLSMNFLSYCVSSLFVGSMGDRYGRRPIIIGGLVIFIIGSICCVFAPSFPLLVIGRFLQGIGMAGPAVLGYVVIADITPIEKQAGLMGTLNGVITFAMAFAPVVGSYINIYFGWQGNFVVLLGLGILSLVMSFIFIPNTTQPNKAVSLSLAGYLPLLKSWSFMRLFLIICLLVSCYWVFIGMGPILYMEDMNVPIEHFGFYQGAIAGIFSIMSIASPMILRKVSQTTCLNLGLWSLMGLSFVLLFISFVVADVPWIITLGMSLYVMPFVFPINIMYIESLDMLPGFKGRAAAMINFGRLAFSAIGLEAVSYLYTGTFLPIAAFMFVFTLVAFVIAISVPKSSAQFSQHIANHG from the coding sequence ATGAACAACCCAATGCTATTCATTACGGTACTGGTTATAGATCTTTTGGCGGGTGCTGAGGTGGATTTGTTCATTCCTAGTTTTCCAAATCTAATCCATGAATTCAATCTTTCTCCAATATTAGTTCAGCTAACATTAAGTATGAATTTTTTAAGCTATTGTGTTAGCTCTTTATTTGTTGGCAGCATGGGGGATCGCTATGGGCGTAGACCTATCATTATAGGTGGATTAGTTATTTTTATTATCGGCAGCATCTGTTGTGTATTTGCACCATCTTTTCCATTACTTGTCATCGGGCGTTTTTTACAAGGTATTGGTATGGCGGGGCCTGCCGTATTAGGGTACGTTGTAATTGCAGATATTACCCCTATCGAAAAACAAGCTGGGCTTATGGGAACGCTGAATGGTGTTATTACCTTTGCAATGGCATTTGCTCCCGTTGTTGGCAGTTATATCAATATTTATTTCGGATGGCAGGGAAATTTTGTGGTTTTGTTAGGGCTTGGCATTTTAAGTTTAGTCATGAGTTTTATATTTATTCCAAACACAACTCAACCTAATAAAGCTGTTTCCCTCAGCTTAGCGGGATATCTGCCTCTATTAAAATCATGGTCGTTTATGCGATTGTTTCTGATCATTTGCTTATTAGTTTCATGTTATTGGGTGTTTATCGGTATGGGGCCCATTTTGTATATGGAAGACATGAATGTTCCCATTGAACATTTTGGTTTTTATCAAGGTGCAATTGCTGGGATCTTTTCTATAATGAGCATCGCAAGCCCGATGATTCTTAGAAAAGTATCTCAAACAACATGTTTAAATCTTGGGCTGTGGTCATTAATGGGGTTGTCGTTTGTGCTTCTTTTTATTAGTTTTGTTGTTGCTGATGTCCCTTGGATCATTACATTGGGGATGAGTCTGTATGTCATGCCGTTTGTTTTTCCAATTAACATCATGTATATAGAATCTTTGGACATGTTGCCTGGCTTTAAAGGTCGAGCTGCTGCAATGATTAATTTTGGGCGACTTGCTTTTTCTGCAATTGGATTGGAAGCTGTAAGTTATCTATACACCGGAACGTTCTTACCCATCGCCGCATTCATGTTTGTTTTTACCTTAGTTGCATTTGTCATTGCGATCTCTGTACCCAAAAGTTCTGCACAATTTAGCCAGCATATAGCAAATCATGGATAA
- a CDS encoding GNAT family N-acetyltransferase — protein MSDTFEIKQATVKDTPVILSFIKELAEYEKLLHEVVATESILEQTLFGDNSTTEVVIGYLNQQPISFALYFHNFSTFLGRPGIYLEDLFVKPEARGKGIGQKMLSYLAHIAKERKCGRLEWWVLDWNETAIGFYKRIGAKAMDEWTVYRVTDQALDDLAASWIPEK, from the coding sequence ATGTCTGATACTTTTGAAATTAAACAAGCAACGGTTAAAGATACTCCCGTAATATTGTCGTTTATTAAAGAACTGGCAGAATATGAAAAGTTGTTACACGAGGTCGTTGCAACAGAAAGTATTTTAGAGCAAACGCTCTTTGGTGACAATTCTACGACTGAGGTTGTTATCGGTTACTTGAATCAACAGCCTATCAGTTTTGCACTCTATTTTCATAATTTTTCAACTTTTTTGGGGCGTCCCGGAATTTATCTGGAAGACTTATTTGTAAAGCCTGAGGCTCGAGGCAAAGGAATCGGACAAAAAATGTTAAGTTATTTAGCTCATATTGCAAAAGAAAGAAAATGTGGTCGTTTAGAATGGTGGGTGTTAGATTGGAATGAAACCGCCATCGGATTTTATAAAAGAATCGGCGCTAAGGCCATGGATGAGTGGACAGTCTATCGTGTAACGGATCAAGCTCTAGATGATCTGGCGGCTTCTTGGATCCCAGAAAAATAA
- a CDS encoding NUDIX hydrolase: protein MNDLNYVVIVECAIELNGRYLIIKHPDYKEAGGLLAFPGGKVELKDHNTNGSSNVMLNAVKREIFEEVGINLLDPIRYVTSNHFKSGNGSECLILVFHCILDQTNPTVNPSTREVSEYYWLTSEEINQAPNSPTWLKEYLSCVNE from the coding sequence ATGAACGATTTAAACTATGTGGTTATTGTTGAATGCGCCATTGAACTTAACGGACGTTATTTAATTATAAAACACCCAGATTATAAAGAAGCAGGCGGGCTGTTAGCATTTCCTGGAGGCAAAGTTGAACTAAAAGACCATAACACTAACGGGTCTAGCAATGTTATGCTGAATGCCGTCAAGCGAGAAATCTTTGAAGAAGTTGGCATTAACCTGCTTGACCCCATCCGATATGTAACAAGCAACCATTTCAAATCAGGCAACGGATCCGAATGTTTAATCTTGGTGTTTCATTGCATCCTTGATCAAACCAACCCAACGGTTAATCCTTCAACCAGAGAAGTCTCTGAATATTATTGGCTGACGTCTGAAGAAATTAATCAAGCCCCTAACTCTCCAACATGGTTAAAAGAGTATCTTAGTTGTGTAAATGAATGA
- the mutY gene encoding A/G-specific adenine glycosylase, with the protein MNSKISDKVLQWYDANRRTLPWRYEQVQIADPYRVWLSEMMLQQTQVDTVIPYFQKFTAKWPTVNDLASADLDDVLHMWQGLGYYARARNLHKCAKTISEQFDGAFPRSPEELANLPGIGPYASAAIAAIAFNVPATVVDGNVARIVSRVFGFSTPIQQNQKQIYSAAESLTPLLRAGDYAQALMDIGSGICTPRSPKCQTCPLHTDCKAYASGIPEQFPGKLIKPSIPTRYAVAFICIKDNNILLRKRTGEKMLHGLWELPGSDWYADSLPELPDEMQAPYADVKHTFSHFHLITRVVQASEIDPEYLNGAEVACNINELDQLALSTLTKKLLKVRNRNG; encoded by the coding sequence ATGAACAGTAAGATTTCAGATAAAGTATTACAGTGGTACGATGCGAACCGACGAACCTTGCCGTGGAGATATGAACAGGTGCAGATTGCTGATCCATATCGCGTTTGGCTAAGTGAGATGATGTTGCAGCAAACTCAGGTTGATACAGTCATTCCGTATTTTCAAAAGTTTACGGCAAAGTGGCCAACAGTTAACGATTTAGCCAGCGCTGATTTAGATGATGTGTTGCACATGTGGCAAGGGCTTGGGTATTATGCTCGTGCACGTAATTTGCATAAATGCGCAAAAACAATTTCCGAACAGTTTGATGGAGCATTTCCTAGAAGTCCTGAAGAGTTAGCTAACCTACCAGGGATTGGACCCTATGCATCAGCAGCAATTGCGGCGATTGCCTTTAATGTTCCAGCAACGGTTGTGGACGGGAACGTTGCACGAATTGTAAGCCGAGTGTTTGGTTTTTCCACACCCATACAACAAAATCAAAAACAAATCTATTCCGCTGCTGAAAGTTTAACTCCACTGTTACGAGCGGGAGATTATGCTCAAGCATTAATGGATATCGGGTCAGGGATTTGTACCCCACGATCGCCTAAGTGTCAGACATGCCCACTACACACAGATTGCAAAGCCTATGCGTCGGGTATTCCAGAACAGTTTCCGGGCAAATTGATAAAACCATCGATTCCAACGCGATATGCCGTTGCCTTTATCTGCATCAAAGATAACAATATCTTGTTGCGAAAACGCACGGGTGAAAAGATGTTGCATGGACTGTGGGAATTACCGGGATCAGATTGGTATGCGGACAGTCTGCCAGAATTACCCGATGAAATGCAAGCACCCTACGCGGATGTTAAACATACGTTTTCACATTTCCATTTGATTACACGGGTTGTTCAAGCCTCTGAAATTGATCCGGAGTATTTGAATGGAGCAGAAGTAGCGTGCAACATAAATGAGCTTGACCAATTAGCTCTTTCAACGCTTACTAAGAAATTGTTAAAGGTTCGGAATAGAAACGGCTAA
- a CDS encoding DciA family protein codes for MSHPYTGQKKIKEIIYRVLEPTLDQQGWYLSKIMMNWETLITPQWKDHIWPTRYVPNFKDRSTGTLHVKVSHMGMQQVQFTKGFLIEKFNLFLGCPAVQDIKPQLWHQSQPTAVLPNKLKSHIVLPKPVIENISDANLKDALEDLGHILRTK; via the coding sequence ATGTCGCATCCTTACACAGGACAAAAAAAAATTAAAGAGATTATTTACCGCGTGCTTGAACCAACTTTGGATCAGCAGGGTTGGTATTTAAGCAAAATTATGATGAATTGGGAAACGTTAATTACCCCCCAATGGAAAGACCACATCTGGCCAACGCGCTATGTTCCAAATTTTAAAGATCGATCCACAGGTACCCTGCACGTTAAAGTGTCCCACATGGGAATGCAACAAGTGCAATTTACAAAAGGATTTTTGATCGAGAAATTTAATTTATTTTTAGGATGTCCAGCCGTTCAAGATATAAAACCTCAACTGTGGCACCAATCCCAACCTACCGCTGTTTTGCCCAATAAGCTTAAATCACACATTGTGCTTCCCAAACCCGTTATTGAAAATATTTCTGATGCAAATCTAAAAGATGCGCTGGAAGATTTAGGGCATATCTTAAGAACTAAATAA
- a CDS encoding Npt1/Npt2 family nucleotide transporter has product MSKQITEEFTGLRKLLWPIHSFEIKKFLPMGLMMFCILFIYTVLRDTKDAILVNAPGAGAESLAFAKGIGVTASAVIFMILYTKAANVFNREGLFYVTALPFLVFFGAFPYFIYPFIDSWHMSLATIQGLQGEYPMFKWIIPLIGNWTYTLFYILSELWGSAVLSLLFWQFANAITPVKEARRFYGMFGFLGNFGLVFSGPAIILVSRYVRSFELSRTEETGLMLQYLMSFVIVAGIILLFTFYWMNRNVLTDKRYYDPEAMGEGKKKKAKLSMGESFKYIIQSPYLGLIAMLVLAYGVSINLFEGVWKGQIKIAYPSESEYNEVMGGLSTVTGLIALALMLIGSNLLRRFSWKSCALITPIVLITGILVFFGVIYYNNTQLPAGMSIIDAIAQGHINRELIVFVVILGLSVNAFGKAVKYSLFDPTKEMAYIPLDQELKIKGKAAVDVIGGRGGKSLGSYIQMGLLTVFSGSALYQLVPIIAPIALGIVFLWILSVFGLSKRFKALTEQKEKETA; this is encoded by the coding sequence ATGTCGAAACAAATAACTGAAGAGTTTACGGGTCTGCGCAAGCTGTTATGGCCTATTCACTCTTTTGAGATAAAAAAGTTCCTACCCATGGGGCTTATGATGTTCTGTATTTTGTTCATTTATACAGTATTACGAGATACTAAAGACGCGATTCTTGTTAACGCTCCGGGTGCGGGTGCTGAAAGCTTGGCATTTGCTAAAGGTATCGGTGTGACTGCATCGGCCGTGATCTTTATGATCCTTTACACAAAAGCTGCCAACGTGTTTAACCGCGAAGGTTTGTTTTATGTAACGGCATTGCCATTCCTAGTTTTCTTTGGAGCATTCCCATATTTCATTTATCCATTCATTGATTCATGGCATATGAGCTTGGCAACAATTCAAGGTTTGCAAGGTGAATATCCAATGTTTAAATGGATTATCCCGTTGATTGGAAACTGGACATATACGTTGTTCTATATCCTCTCAGAACTGTGGGGAAGTGCCGTATTGTCATTGTTGTTCTGGCAGTTTGCTAACGCGATTACTCCAGTAAAAGAAGCTCGCCGTTTTTACGGTATGTTTGGTTTCTTGGGTAACTTTGGTCTTGTGTTTTCTGGCCCAGCGATCATTTTGGTTTCTCGTTATGTGCGTAGCTTTGAATTGTCTCGTACTGAAGAAACCGGATTAATGTTACAATACTTAATGTCATTCGTAATTGTTGCAGGTATTATTCTTTTGTTCACATTTTACTGGATGAACCGAAACGTATTAACAGACAAACGTTATTACGATCCGGAGGCAATGGGTGAAGGCAAAAAGAAAAAAGCGAAACTTTCAATGGGCGAAAGCTTTAAGTACATCATTCAATCACCTTACCTTGGTTTGATTGCGATGTTGGTTTTGGCATACGGTGTATCCATCAACTTGTTTGAAGGCGTATGGAAAGGTCAAATTAAGATTGCTTACCCTTCTGAATCTGAATACAACGAAGTTATGGGCGGATTATCAACTGTAACTGGGTTAATTGCATTAGCTTTGATGTTAATTGGAAGCAACCTACTTCGTCGTTTTAGCTGGAAATCATGTGCATTAATTACGCCAATCGTATTAATTACTGGTATCTTGGTATTCTTCGGAGTGATCTATTACAACAATACACAATTGCCTGCTGGTATGAGCATTATTGATGCGATTGCTCAAGGGCACATCAACCGCGAGTTAATCGTGTTTGTGGTTATATTGGGGTTGTCTGTAAATGCGTTTGGTAAGGCAGTGAAATATTCATTGTTCGACCCAACTAAAGAAATGGCATACATTCCTTTAGACCAAGAATTAAAAATTAAAGGTAAAGCTGCGGTTGACGTTATCGGTGGTCGCGGTGGTAAGTCTTTAGGTTCTTACATTCAAATGGGATTGTTGACAGTATTCTCTGGAAGCGCGCTATATCAATTGGTTCCAATTATTGCACCAATTGCATTAGGTATCGTTTTCTTGTGGATCTTGTCAGTATTCGGTTTAAGCAAGCGTTTCAAAGCGTTGACTGAACAGAAAGAAAAAGAAACTGCTTGA
- a CDS encoding ImmA/IrrE family metallo-endopeptidase — MQTNPDYSASKKRASEILEEASIIQPPIITQKLCETYGIKVKFVIFTEDNISGMMDFKSNTIYVNDQEGYARNNFTIAHELGHYFLHKDYYLKHPNEYEILYRKPISSAQNSPIEKEANTFAAHLLVPKKFLDQYYEFASIQSLAKLFAVSEEVISYRLKNEYGF; from the coding sequence ATGCAAACAAACCCTGATTACTCAGCATCAAAAAAACGAGCATCTGAAATCTTAGAAGAAGCATCTATAATTCAACCTCCGATCATTACTCAAAAATTGTGCGAAACCTATGGAATTAAAGTAAAGTTCGTTATTTTTACAGAGGATAATATTTCTGGAATGATGGATTTTAAATCTAATACTATTTATGTTAACGACCAAGAGGGGTATGCACGAAACAATTTTACCATCGCTCACGAATTAGGACACTATTTCTTACACAAAGATTATTATTTGAAACACCCTAATGAATATGAAATTCTTTATCGAAAGCCCATAAGCTCAGCTCAAAACTCTCCCATTGAAAAAGAAGCCAATACTTTCGCTGCTCATTTATTAGTCCCAAAAAAATTTCTCGATCAATACTACGAATTTGCATCTATACAAAGCCTGGCAAAATTATTCGCAGTGTCGGAAGAAGTTATCAGCTATAGGTTAAAAAATGAATATGGATTCTAA
- a CDS encoding flavodoxin family protein — MKYLIIYGSSGSGTGKTMDVVNTLKEHLGADFIDVSNYKLSFFDYTHSNKDDDFHGIAQQMVCADCIIFATPVYWYAMSAQLKVFFDRLSDLITIRKPLGRQLEGKMLTFVATGHDELLPEGFHVPFKRTAEYFNMGYTEGVYVCTNSKVFDPIRVHEKMIQFAESF; from the coding sequence ATGAAATATTTAATAATTTACGGCAGTTCTGGCAGTGGCACAGGTAAAACGATGGATGTGGTTAATACGTTGAAAGAGCATCTTGGTGCTGATTTTATCGACGTATCGAACTATAAGCTTAGTTTTTTTGATTATACACACTCTAACAAAGATGATGATTTTCATGGCATTGCACAACAGATGGTGTGTGCTGATTGTATTATCTTTGCAACGCCAGTGTATTGGTACGCGATGAGCGCTCAATTAAAAGTGTTCTTTGACCGTTTAAGTGATTTGATTACGATTCGAAAACCGTTGGGTCGGCAGTTAGAAGGCAAAATGCTAACGTTTGTTGCAACGGGACATGATGAATTGCTGCCAGAAGGGTTTCACGTGCCGTTCAAACGGACGGCTGAATACTTTAATATGGGGTATACTGAAGGTGTGTATGTCTGTACAAATTCTAAGGTGTTTGACCCAATAAGAGTGCATGAAAAAATGATTCAGTTCGCAGAAAGTTTCTAG